In a genomic window of Penaeus chinensis breed Huanghai No. 1 chromosome 30, ASM1920278v2, whole genome shotgun sequence:
- the LOC125041425 gene encoding AP-2 complex subunit alpha-like isoform X2 codes for MAALSARAEGMAWRSKATTMPAVRGDGMRGLAVFISDIRNCKSKEAEVKRINKELANIRSKFKGDKTLDGYQKKKYVCKLLFIFLLGHDIDFGHMEAVNLLSSNKYTEKQIGYLFISVLVNTNSDLIKLIVQSIKNDLGSRNPVHVNLALQCIANIGSKEMADAFGTDIPKLLVSGETMDVVKQSAALCLLRLFRTTQEIIPGGEWTSRIIHLLNDQHMGVVTAACSLIEALVKKNPDEYKGCVSLAVSRLSRIVTASYTDLQDYTYYFVPAPWLSVKLLRLLQHYPPPEDPGVRGRLNECLDTILNKAQEPPKSKKVQHSNAKNAVLFEAISIIIHSDSEPNLLVRGCNQLGQFLSHRETNLRYLALETMCLLATSEFSHEAVKKHQETVINALKTERDVSVRQRAVDLLYAMCDRSNAEEIVQEMLNYLETADYSIREEMVLKVAILAEKYAQDYTWYVDVILNLIRIAGDYVSEEVWYRVIQIVVNREDVQGYAAKTVFEALQAPACHENMVKVGGYILGEFGNLIAGDSRSAPAVQFQLLHSKYHLCSPGTRALLLTTYIKFINLFPEIKTQIQDVLKSNSNLRSSDAELQQRASEYLHLSVITTTDVLATVLEEMPPFTEKESSILAVLKKKSGRMSAQEAQREARVQAREGNAAPAVEKPQTAQMNNSTSADLLGLSTPPANQNNTQSNTGVLVDVLGDLYGGGGSGGGSNTNTHNGTAAPAPASSSGATDNIKKFVCKNNGVLYENDIIQIGIKSEFRQNLGRIGIFYGNKTSMPLQAFCPSVSVGLAQQGKVTVQVKPVEPTIDAGAQVQQLVNCECVEDFTGLPDLIVSFTYANVPQRLALHLPLSINKFFEPTDMNGESFFARWKNLSAPSQEAQKIFKCAGAMETAAIKTKLLGFGMQLLEDIDPNPENFVCAAIIHTRTQQIGCLLRLEPNRQAQMYRLTIRASKESTSGILAELLAEQF; via the exons atCCAAAGCAACAACGATGCCGGCTGTACGTGGAGATGGGATGCGAGGCCTTGCGGTCTTCATCTCAGACATTAGAAACT GCAAAAGCAAAGAAGCAGAAGTGAAGCGCATCAACAAGGAACTGGCAAACATCCGTTCCAAATTCAAGGGAGACAAGACGCTGGATGGCTACCAGAAGAAGAAGTATGTGTGCAAGCTGCTGTTCATATTCCTACTGGGCCATGACATTGATTTTGGCCACATGGAAGCTGTGAATCTCCTCTCTTCCAACAAgtacacagagaaacagata ggttatttattcatctctgttCTGGTGAATACAAACAGTGATCTTATCAAGCTTATTGTGCAGAGCATCAAGAATGATCTGGGCTCCCGAAACCCTGTGCATGTTAACCTTGCATTGCAGTGCATTGCAAACATTGGCTCGAAGGAGATGGCAGATGCATTTGGCACAGACATTCCAAAGTTGCTTGTGTCAGG AGAAACCATGGATGTTGTCAAGCAGTCAgctgctctctgtctcttgcgGCTCTTCCGAACCACACAGGAGATCATACCTGGCGGAGAGTGGACGTCACGCATCATCCACCTGCTGAATGACCAGCACATGGGGGTGGTCACAGCGGCCTGCTCTCTCATTGAGGCCCTCGTTAAAAAGAATCCTGATGAGTATAAGGGTTGTGTTTCCCTTGCAGTATCAAGACTTTCCAGG ATAGTGACAGCAAGCTACACAGATCTGCAAGACTACACCTACTACTTTGTGCCGGCCCCTTGGCTCTCGGTGAAGCTCCTGCGTTTGCTCCAGCACTACCCACCCCCAGAGGACCCTGGTGTGAGGGGCCGTCTCAATGAATGCCTTGATACCATTCTCAATAAGGCCCAGGAACCACCAAAATCTAAAAAG GTGCAACATTCAAATGCCAAAAATGCTGTTCTCTTTGAGGCCATCAGCATAATCATTCACTCAGACAG TGAGCCAAACCTGCTAGTGAGGGGCTGCAACCAACTGGGACAATTCCTCTCCCACCGTGAGACCAACCTACGGTATCTGGCCTTGGAAACCATGTGTCTCTTGGCCACCTCTGAGTTCTCCCATGAGGCTGTCAAGAAGCACCAAGAAACTGTCATTAATGCACTAAAG ACTGAGCGTGATGTGAGCGTGCGACAGAGAGCTGTTGACCTCCTTTATGCCATGTGTGATCGCAGCAATGCTGAAGAAATCGTACAGGAAATGTTGAATTATTTGGAGACAGCCGACTATTCTATCCGAGAGGAAATG GTACTGAAAGTGGCCATCCTGGCAGAGAAATATGCTCAGGACTACACATGGTATGTGGATGTGATCTTAAACCTCATTCGTATTGCCGGAGATTATGTTTCTGAAGAGGTTTGGTACCGTGTTATACAGATCGTAGTCAACAGAGAGGATGTTCAGGGTTATGCTGCAAAAACTGTCTTTGAG GCATTACAAGCCCCAGCTTGTCACGAGAATATGGTGAAGGTTGGAGGGTACATCTTGGGTGAGTTTGGCAACTTGATTGCAGGGGACTCCAGATCAGCACCAGCAGTACAGTTCCAGCTTTTGCATTCAAAG TACCATCTCTGCTCCCCTGGGACACGTGCACTCCTCCTCACCACCTACATCAAGTTCATTAACCTGTTCCCGGAGATCAAGACGCAGATACAAGATGTCCTCAAGTCGAACTCCAACCTCCGCTCCTCTGATGCAGAGTTGCAACAGAGGGCTTCGGAGTACCTGCACTTGTCAGTCATTACCACAACTGATGTTCTG GCAACAGTATTAGAAGAAATGCCACCTTTCACGGAGAAGGAATCCTCCATCCTAGCAGTGCTAaagaagaagagtgggagaaTGTCTGCGCAGGAAGCTCAAAGGGAGGCAAGAGTTCAGGCTCGGGAAGGCAACGCAGCGCCTGCGGTGGAGAAGCCTCAGACAGCACAG ATGAACAATTCAACATCAGCAGATTTACTAGGCTTGTCAACTCCACCTGCTAACCAAAATAATACTCAGAGTAACACTG GGGTATTGGTTGATGTGTTAGGGGACCTGTACGGAGGGGGTGGCAGTGGTGGCGGGAGCAATACAAACACTCACAACGGAACAGCTGCGCCAGCACCAGCCTCTTCATCAGGAGCAACTGACAATATTAAGAA GTTTGTTTGTAAAAACAATGGAGTTTTGTATGAGAACGATATAATACAAATTGGTATAAAGTCTGAGTTTAGACAAAACCTTGGAAGGATCGGTATATTCTATGGCAACAAGACATCAATGCCATTGCAG GCATTTTGTCCAAGTGTGTCAGTGGGTTTGGCACAGCAGGGCAAGGTGACAGTGCAGGTCAAGCCAGTAGAACCAACCATTGATGCAGGAGCTCAGGTCCAACAACTTGTTAATTGTGAATGTGTTGAAGACTTCACTG GTCTACCTGATTTAATTGTTAGCTTTACATATGCAAACGTACCACAGCGTCTGGCTCTGCATCTTCCACTTTCAATCAACAAGTTCTTTGAGCCGACAGACATGAACGGGGAATCTTTCTTTGCACGTTGGAAGAACCTGAGCGC ACCTTCGCAAGAGGCTCAAAAAATTTTCAAGTGTGCTGGAGCCATGGAAACTGCGGCCATTAAGACTAAACTCTTGGGCTTTGGCATGCAACTCCTTGAAGACATTGACCCGAATCCAGAGAACTTTGTGTGTGCTGCCATCATCCACACGCGAACTCAACAGATTGGCTGCCTTCTTCGTCTTGAACCAAACCGCCAAGCTCAG ATGTACCGGTTAACCATCCGTGCTAGCAAGGAGTCAACTTCAGGAATTCTAGCGGAATTATTAGCTGAGCAGTTCTAA
- the LOC125041425 gene encoding AP-2 complex subunit alpha-like isoform X1: protein MLEVQVEARSLGGGGREEARRLLRGHLVTGERNGEASSLNISKATTMPAVRGDGMRGLAVFISDIRNCKSKEAEVKRINKELANIRSKFKGDKTLDGYQKKKYVCKLLFIFLLGHDIDFGHMEAVNLLSSNKYTEKQIGYLFISVLVNTNSDLIKLIVQSIKNDLGSRNPVHVNLALQCIANIGSKEMADAFGTDIPKLLVSGETMDVVKQSAALCLLRLFRTTQEIIPGGEWTSRIIHLLNDQHMGVVTAACSLIEALVKKNPDEYKGCVSLAVSRLSRIVTASYTDLQDYTYYFVPAPWLSVKLLRLLQHYPPPEDPGVRGRLNECLDTILNKAQEPPKSKKVQHSNAKNAVLFEAISIIIHSDSEPNLLVRGCNQLGQFLSHRETNLRYLALETMCLLATSEFSHEAVKKHQETVINALKTERDVSVRQRAVDLLYAMCDRSNAEEIVQEMLNYLETADYSIREEMVLKVAILAEKYAQDYTWYVDVILNLIRIAGDYVSEEVWYRVIQIVVNREDVQGYAAKTVFEALQAPACHENMVKVGGYILGEFGNLIAGDSRSAPAVQFQLLHSKYHLCSPGTRALLLTTYIKFINLFPEIKTQIQDVLKSNSNLRSSDAELQQRASEYLHLSVITTTDVLATVLEEMPPFTEKESSILAVLKKKSGRMSAQEAQREARVQAREGNAAPAVEKPQTAQMNNSTSADLLGLSTPPANQNNTQSNTGVLVDVLGDLYGGGGSGGGSNTNTHNGTAAPAPASSSGATDNIKKFVCKNNGVLYENDIIQIGIKSEFRQNLGRIGIFYGNKTSMPLQAFCPSVSVGLAQQGKVTVQVKPVEPTIDAGAQVQQLVNCECVEDFTGLPDLIVSFTYANVPQRLALHLPLSINKFFEPTDMNGESFFARWKNLSAPSQEAQKIFKCAGAMETAAIKTKLLGFGMQLLEDIDPNPENFVCAAIIHTRTQQIGCLLRLEPNRQAQMYRLTIRASKESTSGILAELLAEQF from the exons atCCAAAGCAACAACGATGCCGGCTGTACGTGGAGATGGGATGCGAGGCCTTGCGGTCTTCATCTCAGACATTAGAAACT GCAAAAGCAAAGAAGCAGAAGTGAAGCGCATCAACAAGGAACTGGCAAACATCCGTTCCAAATTCAAGGGAGACAAGACGCTGGATGGCTACCAGAAGAAGAAGTATGTGTGCAAGCTGCTGTTCATATTCCTACTGGGCCATGACATTGATTTTGGCCACATGGAAGCTGTGAATCTCCTCTCTTCCAACAAgtacacagagaaacagata ggttatttattcatctctgttCTGGTGAATACAAACAGTGATCTTATCAAGCTTATTGTGCAGAGCATCAAGAATGATCTGGGCTCCCGAAACCCTGTGCATGTTAACCTTGCATTGCAGTGCATTGCAAACATTGGCTCGAAGGAGATGGCAGATGCATTTGGCACAGACATTCCAAAGTTGCTTGTGTCAGG AGAAACCATGGATGTTGTCAAGCAGTCAgctgctctctgtctcttgcgGCTCTTCCGAACCACACAGGAGATCATACCTGGCGGAGAGTGGACGTCACGCATCATCCACCTGCTGAATGACCAGCACATGGGGGTGGTCACAGCGGCCTGCTCTCTCATTGAGGCCCTCGTTAAAAAGAATCCTGATGAGTATAAGGGTTGTGTTTCCCTTGCAGTATCAAGACTTTCCAGG ATAGTGACAGCAAGCTACACAGATCTGCAAGACTACACCTACTACTTTGTGCCGGCCCCTTGGCTCTCGGTGAAGCTCCTGCGTTTGCTCCAGCACTACCCACCCCCAGAGGACCCTGGTGTGAGGGGCCGTCTCAATGAATGCCTTGATACCATTCTCAATAAGGCCCAGGAACCACCAAAATCTAAAAAG GTGCAACATTCAAATGCCAAAAATGCTGTTCTCTTTGAGGCCATCAGCATAATCATTCACTCAGACAG TGAGCCAAACCTGCTAGTGAGGGGCTGCAACCAACTGGGACAATTCCTCTCCCACCGTGAGACCAACCTACGGTATCTGGCCTTGGAAACCATGTGTCTCTTGGCCACCTCTGAGTTCTCCCATGAGGCTGTCAAGAAGCACCAAGAAACTGTCATTAATGCACTAAAG ACTGAGCGTGATGTGAGCGTGCGACAGAGAGCTGTTGACCTCCTTTATGCCATGTGTGATCGCAGCAATGCTGAAGAAATCGTACAGGAAATGTTGAATTATTTGGAGACAGCCGACTATTCTATCCGAGAGGAAATG GTACTGAAAGTGGCCATCCTGGCAGAGAAATATGCTCAGGACTACACATGGTATGTGGATGTGATCTTAAACCTCATTCGTATTGCCGGAGATTATGTTTCTGAAGAGGTTTGGTACCGTGTTATACAGATCGTAGTCAACAGAGAGGATGTTCAGGGTTATGCTGCAAAAACTGTCTTTGAG GCATTACAAGCCCCAGCTTGTCACGAGAATATGGTGAAGGTTGGAGGGTACATCTTGGGTGAGTTTGGCAACTTGATTGCAGGGGACTCCAGATCAGCACCAGCAGTACAGTTCCAGCTTTTGCATTCAAAG TACCATCTCTGCTCCCCTGGGACACGTGCACTCCTCCTCACCACCTACATCAAGTTCATTAACCTGTTCCCGGAGATCAAGACGCAGATACAAGATGTCCTCAAGTCGAACTCCAACCTCCGCTCCTCTGATGCAGAGTTGCAACAGAGGGCTTCGGAGTACCTGCACTTGTCAGTCATTACCACAACTGATGTTCTG GCAACAGTATTAGAAGAAATGCCACCTTTCACGGAGAAGGAATCCTCCATCCTAGCAGTGCTAaagaagaagagtgggagaaTGTCTGCGCAGGAAGCTCAAAGGGAGGCAAGAGTTCAGGCTCGGGAAGGCAACGCAGCGCCTGCGGTGGAGAAGCCTCAGACAGCACAG ATGAACAATTCAACATCAGCAGATTTACTAGGCTTGTCAACTCCACCTGCTAACCAAAATAATACTCAGAGTAACACTG GGGTATTGGTTGATGTGTTAGGGGACCTGTACGGAGGGGGTGGCAGTGGTGGCGGGAGCAATACAAACACTCACAACGGAACAGCTGCGCCAGCACCAGCCTCTTCATCAGGAGCAACTGACAATATTAAGAA GTTTGTTTGTAAAAACAATGGAGTTTTGTATGAGAACGATATAATACAAATTGGTATAAAGTCTGAGTTTAGACAAAACCTTGGAAGGATCGGTATATTCTATGGCAACAAGACATCAATGCCATTGCAG GCATTTTGTCCAAGTGTGTCAGTGGGTTTGGCACAGCAGGGCAAGGTGACAGTGCAGGTCAAGCCAGTAGAACCAACCATTGATGCAGGAGCTCAGGTCCAACAACTTGTTAATTGTGAATGTGTTGAAGACTTCACTG GTCTACCTGATTTAATTGTTAGCTTTACATATGCAAACGTACCACAGCGTCTGGCTCTGCATCTTCCACTTTCAATCAACAAGTTCTTTGAGCCGACAGACATGAACGGGGAATCTTTCTTTGCACGTTGGAAGAACCTGAGCGC ACCTTCGCAAGAGGCTCAAAAAATTTTCAAGTGTGCTGGAGCCATGGAAACTGCGGCCATTAAGACTAAACTCTTGGGCTTTGGCATGCAACTCCTTGAAGACATTGACCCGAATCCAGAGAACTTTGTGTGTGCTGCCATCATCCACACGCGAACTCAACAGATTGGCTGCCTTCTTCGTCTTGAACCAAACCGCCAAGCTCAG ATGTACCGGTTAACCATCCGTGCTAGCAAGGAGTCAACTTCAGGAATTCTAGCGGAATTATTAGCTGAGCAGTTCTAA
- the LOC125041425 gene encoding AP-2 complex subunit alpha-like isoform X3, with the protein MPAVRGDGMRGLAVFISDIRNCKSKEAEVKRINKELANIRSKFKGDKTLDGYQKKKYVCKLLFIFLLGHDIDFGHMEAVNLLSSNKYTEKQIGYLFISVLVNTNSDLIKLIVQSIKNDLGSRNPVHVNLALQCIANIGSKEMADAFGTDIPKLLVSGETMDVVKQSAALCLLRLFRTTQEIIPGGEWTSRIIHLLNDQHMGVVTAACSLIEALVKKNPDEYKGCVSLAVSRLSRIVTASYTDLQDYTYYFVPAPWLSVKLLRLLQHYPPPEDPGVRGRLNECLDTILNKAQEPPKSKKVQHSNAKNAVLFEAISIIIHSDSEPNLLVRGCNQLGQFLSHRETNLRYLALETMCLLATSEFSHEAVKKHQETVINALKTERDVSVRQRAVDLLYAMCDRSNAEEIVQEMLNYLETADYSIREEMVLKVAILAEKYAQDYTWYVDVILNLIRIAGDYVSEEVWYRVIQIVVNREDVQGYAAKTVFEALQAPACHENMVKVGGYILGEFGNLIAGDSRSAPAVQFQLLHSKYHLCSPGTRALLLTTYIKFINLFPEIKTQIQDVLKSNSNLRSSDAELQQRASEYLHLSVITTTDVLATVLEEMPPFTEKESSILAVLKKKSGRMSAQEAQREARVQAREGNAAPAVEKPQTAQMNNSTSADLLGLSTPPANQNNTQSNTGVLVDVLGDLYGGGGSGGGSNTNTHNGTAAPAPASSSGATDNIKKFVCKNNGVLYENDIIQIGIKSEFRQNLGRIGIFYGNKTSMPLQAFCPSVSVGLAQQGKVTVQVKPVEPTIDAGAQVQQLVNCECVEDFTGLPDLIVSFTYANVPQRLALHLPLSINKFFEPTDMNGESFFARWKNLSAPSQEAQKIFKCAGAMETAAIKTKLLGFGMQLLEDIDPNPENFVCAAIIHTRTQQIGCLLRLEPNRQAQMYRLTIRASKESTSGILAELLAEQF; encoded by the exons ATGCCGGCTGTACGTGGAGATGGGATGCGAGGCCTTGCGGTCTTCATCTCAGACATTAGAAACT GCAAAAGCAAAGAAGCAGAAGTGAAGCGCATCAACAAGGAACTGGCAAACATCCGTTCCAAATTCAAGGGAGACAAGACGCTGGATGGCTACCAGAAGAAGAAGTATGTGTGCAAGCTGCTGTTCATATTCCTACTGGGCCATGACATTGATTTTGGCCACATGGAAGCTGTGAATCTCCTCTCTTCCAACAAgtacacagagaaacagata ggttatttattcatctctgttCTGGTGAATACAAACAGTGATCTTATCAAGCTTATTGTGCAGAGCATCAAGAATGATCTGGGCTCCCGAAACCCTGTGCATGTTAACCTTGCATTGCAGTGCATTGCAAACATTGGCTCGAAGGAGATGGCAGATGCATTTGGCACAGACATTCCAAAGTTGCTTGTGTCAGG AGAAACCATGGATGTTGTCAAGCAGTCAgctgctctctgtctcttgcgGCTCTTCCGAACCACACAGGAGATCATACCTGGCGGAGAGTGGACGTCACGCATCATCCACCTGCTGAATGACCAGCACATGGGGGTGGTCACAGCGGCCTGCTCTCTCATTGAGGCCCTCGTTAAAAAGAATCCTGATGAGTATAAGGGTTGTGTTTCCCTTGCAGTATCAAGACTTTCCAGG ATAGTGACAGCAAGCTACACAGATCTGCAAGACTACACCTACTACTTTGTGCCGGCCCCTTGGCTCTCGGTGAAGCTCCTGCGTTTGCTCCAGCACTACCCACCCCCAGAGGACCCTGGTGTGAGGGGCCGTCTCAATGAATGCCTTGATACCATTCTCAATAAGGCCCAGGAACCACCAAAATCTAAAAAG GTGCAACATTCAAATGCCAAAAATGCTGTTCTCTTTGAGGCCATCAGCATAATCATTCACTCAGACAG TGAGCCAAACCTGCTAGTGAGGGGCTGCAACCAACTGGGACAATTCCTCTCCCACCGTGAGACCAACCTACGGTATCTGGCCTTGGAAACCATGTGTCTCTTGGCCACCTCTGAGTTCTCCCATGAGGCTGTCAAGAAGCACCAAGAAACTGTCATTAATGCACTAAAG ACTGAGCGTGATGTGAGCGTGCGACAGAGAGCTGTTGACCTCCTTTATGCCATGTGTGATCGCAGCAATGCTGAAGAAATCGTACAGGAAATGTTGAATTATTTGGAGACAGCCGACTATTCTATCCGAGAGGAAATG GTACTGAAAGTGGCCATCCTGGCAGAGAAATATGCTCAGGACTACACATGGTATGTGGATGTGATCTTAAACCTCATTCGTATTGCCGGAGATTATGTTTCTGAAGAGGTTTGGTACCGTGTTATACAGATCGTAGTCAACAGAGAGGATGTTCAGGGTTATGCTGCAAAAACTGTCTTTGAG GCATTACAAGCCCCAGCTTGTCACGAGAATATGGTGAAGGTTGGAGGGTACATCTTGGGTGAGTTTGGCAACTTGATTGCAGGGGACTCCAGATCAGCACCAGCAGTACAGTTCCAGCTTTTGCATTCAAAG TACCATCTCTGCTCCCCTGGGACACGTGCACTCCTCCTCACCACCTACATCAAGTTCATTAACCTGTTCCCGGAGATCAAGACGCAGATACAAGATGTCCTCAAGTCGAACTCCAACCTCCGCTCCTCTGATGCAGAGTTGCAACAGAGGGCTTCGGAGTACCTGCACTTGTCAGTCATTACCACAACTGATGTTCTG GCAACAGTATTAGAAGAAATGCCACCTTTCACGGAGAAGGAATCCTCCATCCTAGCAGTGCTAaagaagaagagtgggagaaTGTCTGCGCAGGAAGCTCAAAGGGAGGCAAGAGTTCAGGCTCGGGAAGGCAACGCAGCGCCTGCGGTGGAGAAGCCTCAGACAGCACAG ATGAACAATTCAACATCAGCAGATTTACTAGGCTTGTCAACTCCACCTGCTAACCAAAATAATACTCAGAGTAACACTG GGGTATTGGTTGATGTGTTAGGGGACCTGTACGGAGGGGGTGGCAGTGGTGGCGGGAGCAATACAAACACTCACAACGGAACAGCTGCGCCAGCACCAGCCTCTTCATCAGGAGCAACTGACAATATTAAGAA GTTTGTTTGTAAAAACAATGGAGTTTTGTATGAGAACGATATAATACAAATTGGTATAAAGTCTGAGTTTAGACAAAACCTTGGAAGGATCGGTATATTCTATGGCAACAAGACATCAATGCCATTGCAG GCATTTTGTCCAAGTGTGTCAGTGGGTTTGGCACAGCAGGGCAAGGTGACAGTGCAGGTCAAGCCAGTAGAACCAACCATTGATGCAGGAGCTCAGGTCCAACAACTTGTTAATTGTGAATGTGTTGAAGACTTCACTG GTCTACCTGATTTAATTGTTAGCTTTACATATGCAAACGTACCACAGCGTCTGGCTCTGCATCTTCCACTTTCAATCAACAAGTTCTTTGAGCCGACAGACATGAACGGGGAATCTTTCTTTGCACGTTGGAAGAACCTGAGCGC ACCTTCGCAAGAGGCTCAAAAAATTTTCAAGTGTGCTGGAGCCATGGAAACTGCGGCCATTAAGACTAAACTCTTGGGCTTTGGCATGCAACTCCTTGAAGACATTGACCCGAATCCAGAGAACTTTGTGTGTGCTGCCATCATCCACACGCGAACTCAACAGATTGGCTGCCTTCTTCGTCTTGAACCAAACCGCCAAGCTCAG ATGTACCGGTTAACCATCCGTGCTAGCAAGGAGTCAACTTCAGGAATTCTAGCGGAATTATTAGCTGAGCAGTTCTAA